A single genomic interval of uncultured Pseudodesulfovibrio sp. harbors:
- a CDS encoding tetratricopeptide repeat protein yields the protein MADKKYDSIVYDYFEKRHGTVVLISEDAIFKKMLASTIHKITGTRRDNLNTYENVQTGLKKIQENTKNKTESVVFIERYIAGRPSTDTIITMKRLLPDLRIIVLVGETKRENIAYFYEIGVNNVISKPASMNNIIEKMAFTIKPQGKLSEYMGLGKRFLAAGKLKEALDVSTKILKIKPDSPAGLMLRGDVFLDAGKRDDAIKSYLLAHESSRLYLEPLKKLANAYKDVNQEEYLKYLKKLDRLSPLNTDRKTNIGKVYVERKEMGRAEKYFDLALESAKQEAMSMVSSVAERISDAVGQASPSMSEKYLAKVIESKGNNLTKDDLTLFNKLGIALRGQGKWREAIDNYTRALDISPDDEGLHYNMGMAYYDGKELKMAAKSFDIALEKNPEFYKHSEGASMNMGGIYMEARRFDKARIFFTNALALNPRNTTAKRKLDAIEKATS from the coding sequence ATGGCGGACAAAAAATACGATTCCATAGTATACGACTACTTTGAAAAGCGACACGGAACCGTGGTTCTCATCAGTGAGGACGCCATCTTCAAGAAGATGCTCGCGAGTACCATCCACAAGATCACCGGCACCCGGCGCGACAACCTCAATACCTATGAAAACGTCCAGACCGGCCTGAAGAAAATTCAGGAAAACACAAAGAACAAAACCGAATCCGTCGTCTTCATTGAACGATATATCGCAGGCCGCCCCAGCACCGACACCATCATCACCATGAAGCGGCTTTTGCCCGACTTACGCATCATTGTGCTCGTGGGCGAAACCAAACGCGAAAACATCGCCTATTTCTATGAGATCGGGGTTAACAACGTCATCTCCAAGCCCGCATCCATGAACAATATTATCGAAAAGATGGCGTTCACCATCAAGCCTCAGGGCAAACTGAGCGAGTACATGGGACTGGGCAAACGCTTCCTTGCCGCAGGCAAACTCAAGGAAGCCCTTGATGTCAGCACCAAGATTCTGAAAATCAAGCCGGACAGTCCTGCCGGACTCATGCTGCGCGGAGACGTCTTTCTCGATGCGGGCAAACGCGACGACGCCATCAAAAGCTATCTGCTGGCACACGAAAGCTCACGCCTTTACCTTGAACCGCTCAAGAAACTCGCCAACGCCTACAAGGACGTCAATCAGGAAGAATACCTGAAATACCTGAAAAAGCTTGATCGCCTCAGCCCGCTCAACACGGACCGCAAAACAAACATCGGCAAGGTGTATGTGGAACGCAAGGAGATGGGACGCGCGGAAAAGTACTTCGATTTGGCCTTGGAATCAGCGAAGCAGGAAGCCATGAGCATGGTCAGTTCCGTGGCTGAACGGATTTCGGATGCCGTGGGTCAGGCTTCCCCCAGCATGTCGGAGAAATACCTCGCCAAAGTCATCGAGAGCAAGGGCAACAATCTGACAAAGGACGATCTCACCCTGTTCAACAAACTGGGCATAGCTCTCCGCGGTCAGGGGAAATGGCGTGAAGCCATCGACAACTACACCCGCGCGCTCGATATCTCGCCTGACGACGAAGGTCTCCATTACAACATGGGAATGGCCTACTACGACGGCAAAGAACTGAAAATGGCCGCCAAGAGCTTTGACATCGCGTTGGAAAAGAATCCCGAATTCTACAAACACAGCGAGGGCGCATCCATGAACATGGGTGGCATTTACATGGAAGCGAGAAGATTCGACAAGGCGCGCATTTTTTTCACCAATGCGCTCGCATTGAATCCCCGCAACACAACGGCAAAACGCAAGCTCGACGCCATTGAAAAGGCGACATCATAA
- a CDS encoding ribonuclease Z, translating into MRITFAGVGEAFDEKLANTSILAESDSTSILLDCGFTAASAFWCAARNPLKLDALYISHFHGDHYFGIPALLVRSVEEQRTKPLTILGQPGVESRIKKLMELAYSNVMAKAKFDLYFLECTPGEEIHLGDFKLDFAMSDHSMPCLAIRLNNAEHSVFYSGDGRPTDATTRLAAGCDLIIHESFSLEKTVPGHGTVDSSVEFAKTAGAHTLAMVHVTRTVRHEQEREILARTKNIDGLKVLLPAQGDYLAL; encoded by the coding sequence ATGCGAATAACCTTCGCAGGCGTTGGCGAGGCTTTTGACGAGAAACTTGCCAATACCAGCATCCTTGCCGAATCCGACTCCACTTCAATCCTGCTCGATTGCGGATTCACTGCCGCTTCCGCTTTCTGGTGTGCGGCACGGAATCCGCTTAAACTGGATGCGCTGTACATATCCCACTTTCACGGAGATCATTATTTCGGCATCCCGGCACTCCTCGTCCGGTCAGTGGAAGAACAACGCACCAAACCGTTAACGATTCTCGGGCAACCCGGTGTGGAAAGTCGAATAAAAAAGCTCATGGAATTGGCATATTCCAATGTCATGGCAAAAGCGAAATTCGACTTGTATTTTCTGGAATGCACTCCCGGCGAAGAGATTCATCTCGGCGATTTCAAGCTGGATTTCGCAATGAGCGACCATTCCATGCCGTGTCTCGCCATTCGCCTGAACAACGCGGAACACTCAGTATTCTACTCCGGTGACGGCAGGCCCACGGACGCCACGACCCGGTTGGCCGCCGGATGTGATCTGATAATCCATGAATCCTTTTCACTGGAAAAGACCGTCCCCGGACACGGGACCGTTGATTCATCCGTCGAATTCGCCAAAACCGCCGGAGCGCACACTCTGGCAATGGTTCATGTCACGCGCACTGTTCGGCACGAACAGGAGCGGGAGATACTGGCAAGGACCAAGAATATCGATGGGCTGAAAGTGCTGTTACCGGCTCAAGGCGATTATCTGGCCCTGTAA
- a CDS encoding PAS domain S-box protein, protein MLFFRWKWGIVTTVFLLTALTFSPALAQTGQLASSVAPFSISATERAWLDAHRDVRVGLWIDTPPILFRGKDGQFQGIIVDYMDVIFGKLGVKPRPLQASSFTALWELAKAGEVDVVAAVVHCQDRAGDMLMSRTYLSLPVVVVTRTDYPFIAGLDDLGGKIVAMEPGHVAHSRIPGDYPEIKVLPVGGAKMGLQAVRSGRADAYVVSEAVISYLARTGKFPDIRIAAYTEYSCRLSVGVRKDWPVLKRMIDRALTSMTDQERRSILDRWTVFRDERWVERPYFWRITFTILFVAVTLIGLVSFWNRRLASEIRLREKAEQELRRANETNTLVIESADIIIVGLDYSGNVRLFNRAGERITGYSREEILGKNWFELIVPKERFPYVWEEFNRLQSEGSEDAPETFESPILTKDGEMRHILWRNSSVSDENKDLVSISFGADITKRVRAQEELRLTQFAIDNAAVGIFRVRPSGHIVYANRAASNMLGFTRGELRRKIVPEVVPGISRERWPKFWDRLKYNQMLVFEQTVRRRDGMVIPVEVTAYYLMFKGTELAIGFFSDISERKRVETLREDVERMVRHDLRSPTLAVQTLFKLFDKAENLTDDQQELLESVMKASRRMLNIIDMSRALFKMEAGTYKMRPETVDLLSIMDSVIKDISPLLRFRKIGVSVNVEGQSIEAESVFMIQSEGMLCYALLANLIKNAAEASPEGGMVTVNMSTADEHVITVHNDGVVPDSIRKTFFDKYVTSGKDQGTGLGTYTARLITLTLGGKIHFSSSEGEGTTLQISLPENSETDS, encoded by the coding sequence ATGCTGTTTTTCCGTTGGAAATGGGGAATAGTCACGACAGTGTTCCTGCTCACTGCGCTGACCTTTTCTCCTGCCCTCGCACAGACCGGACAGCTGGCATCGAGTGTGGCTCCTTTTTCAATAAGCGCCACGGAACGAGCATGGCTCGATGCACATAGAGATGTGCGTGTCGGGTTGTGGATCGATACTCCTCCCATCCTTTTTCGTGGCAAAGACGGGCAGTTTCAGGGAATAATCGTCGATTATATGGATGTCATTTTCGGCAAGCTCGGAGTGAAGCCGCGTCCGTTGCAGGCTTCCAGCTTTACGGCCCTTTGGGAGTTGGCCAAGGCGGGTGAAGTGGACGTTGTGGCCGCTGTTGTCCACTGTCAGGATCGCGCAGGGGACATGCTCATGTCCAGAACCTATCTTTCCCTGCCTGTTGTCGTGGTGACGCGCACCGATTATCCGTTTATTGCGGGCCTTGACGATCTTGGGGGGAAGATCGTGGCCATGGAGCCGGGGCATGTGGCTCATTCCCGTATTCCCGGAGATTATCCCGAGATCAAGGTGCTGCCCGTCGGGGGGGCAAAGATGGGCCTTCAGGCCGTCCGGTCCGGCAGGGCGGATGCGTATGTCGTGTCGGAAGCCGTTATTTCCTATCTGGCCAGAACAGGGAAGTTCCCTGATATCCGTATCGCCGCCTATACTGAGTATTCATGCCGTTTGTCCGTGGGAGTCCGCAAGGACTGGCCAGTGCTCAAACGGATGATCGACCGTGCGTTGACATCCATGACCGATCAGGAACGCAGGTCCATTCTCGACCGCTGGACCGTATTCAGGGATGAGAGATGGGTGGAGCGGCCGTATTTCTGGCGTATAACCTTCACGATCCTGTTTGTGGCTGTGACACTTATAGGGCTGGTTTCCTTTTGGAACAGGCGGCTGGCCAGCGAAATCCGGCTCAGGGAAAAAGCCGAGCAGGAACTTCGTCGTGCCAATGAAACCAATACGCTGGTCATCGAATCCGCAGACATCATTATCGTGGGGCTTGATTATTCAGGGAATGTGCGCCTGTTCAACAGGGCGGGGGAAAGAATCACCGGCTATTCGCGTGAGGAGATTCTCGGCAAGAACTGGTTTGAACTGATTGTCCCAAAGGAACGCTTTCCCTACGTGTGGGAAGAGTTCAATCGGTTGCAGAGTGAAGGGAGTGAAGACGCTCCCGAGACATTTGAGAGTCCCATCCTCACGAAGGATGGCGAAATGCGCCACATTCTTTGGAGAAATTCTTCCGTAAGCGATGAAAACAAGGATCTTGTCTCCATTTCCTTTGGTGCGGACATAACAAAACGGGTTCGCGCACAGGAGGAATTGCGCCTGACCCAGTTTGCCATAGACAACGCCGCGGTCGGTATCTTCCGCGTGCGTCCGTCCGGGCATATCGTTTATGCCAATCGCGCAGCCTCGAACATGCTCGGATTCACCCGGGGAGAACTCAGGCGGAAGATTGTCCCCGAGGTTGTTCCCGGCATTTCAAGGGAGCGGTGGCCGAAGTTCTGGGATCGGCTCAAGTACAATCAGATGCTCGTTTTCGAACAGACTGTCCGCAGGCGGGACGGCATGGTGATACCTGTCGAGGTCACTGCCTACTATCTCATGTTCAAGGGCACGGAACTGGCTATCGGCTTCTTCTCGGATATCTCGGAACGCAAGCGGGTGGAGACCCTTCGCGAGGACGTGGAGCGCATGGTTCGGCACGATCTGCGGTCGCCGACCCTTGCCGTCCAGACCCTGTTCAAGCTTTTCGACAAGGCGGAGAACCTCACGGACGATCAGCAGGAGCTTTTGGAGAGCGTGATGAAGGCCAGCCGCCGGATGCTCAATATTATCGATATGTCCCGCGCCCTGTTCAAGATGGAGGCCGGAACCTACAAGATGCGGCCGGAGACGGTCGATCTGCTTTCGATCATGGATTCGGTCATCAAGGATATCTCGCCTCTTCTGCGTTTCAGGAAGATCGGCGTGAGCGTCAACGTGGAAGGGCAATCTATTGAGGCCGAGAGTGTTTTCATGATTCAGTCCGAAGGTATGCTCTGTTACGCCCTGCTGGCCAATCTCATCAAGAATGCAGCCGAGGCTTCGCCCGAAGGCGGCATGGTGACGGTGAACATGAGTACTGCCGACGAGCATGTAATTACCGTCCACAATGACGGGGTCGTCCCCGATTCCATCAGGAAAACCTTTTTCGACAAGTACGTTACGTCCGGCAAGGACCAAGGCACCGGACTGGGAACGTACACCGCCCGCCTCATCACGCTTACTCTTGGCGGGAAAATCCATTTTTCCTCATCCGAAGGCGAAGGCACGACCCTCCAGATTTCGTTGCCTGAAAATTCCGAGACTGATTCCTAG
- a CDS encoding tetratricopeptide repeat protein, producing the protein MPGQQYDSIVRNFLEEEGGVIVYLSDDSVFIRALRNIVSRVIGLKGELLFPFSQPEQALVKCLELRDNNIPCILFVERMLGERPTTDFIIRLSREFPGIRMIVLTWKATLETVAYFFELGVSRVLVKPASANKVIEELAATINPPSELKRQMDRCAAFLADDNFDEALEVTDRILILKPDSARGLAMRGDALMGIGETDKAMQAYIAAHESKPIFMAPLIKLAAAFKDMDHDRALGYMKQLDEISPLNPERKIDIAEEHLRRNEQAEAEAYLDKSMEVAEAEQLSMVGDLTERIADAVAPVAPNLAIKYLNRAIDSKRVLSRDDLIHFNRLGIILRGEGQWKEAVDVYMKALTIAPDDPIIHYNMGLAYWEGNERTTAMKSFEQALSLDPEFYKGSIGAALNVGSLFLDMRQYDDAEPYFEHVLELDPENHTAKKRLNDARNRIPPSHTPKSKSRSTETAYDVDATNYAVDEPTPQEHRKNPPSGNVFNVDKMSEKPKAKKSRKKNGTTFNVDELSGSTAPPPSEKERPAPTAGFNVDELGDTPAAGGRRKKKTGKVTKLDF; encoded by the coding sequence ATGCCGGGACAACAGTACGACTCCATCGTACGCAACTTCCTTGAGGAAGAAGGGGGCGTCATCGTCTACCTATCTGACGACTCGGTGTTCATCCGTGCCCTGCGGAACATCGTCTCCCGCGTCATAGGCCTCAAGGGCGAGCTCCTTTTCCCCTTCTCCCAGCCCGAACAGGCCCTGGTCAAATGTCTTGAACTCCGGGACAACAATATCCCCTGCATCCTCTTTGTTGAACGCATGCTCGGAGAACGTCCGACCACGGATTTCATCATTCGCCTGAGCCGCGAATTTCCGGGCATTCGCATGATCGTCCTGACGTGGAAAGCCACGCTTGAAACCGTGGCCTATTTCTTTGAACTCGGAGTCAGCCGGGTACTGGTCAAGCCGGCATCCGCCAACAAGGTGATCGAAGAACTGGCGGCCACCATCAACCCGCCGTCCGAACTCAAACGCCAGATGGACCGGTGCGCTGCATTTCTGGCTGACGACAACTTTGATGAGGCTCTGGAAGTCACGGACCGCATCCTCATACTCAAACCGGACAGCGCCCGCGGCCTTGCCATGCGCGGAGACGCGCTCATGGGAATAGGCGAGACCGACAAGGCCATGCAGGCATACATAGCCGCCCACGAAAGCAAACCCATTTTCATGGCCCCGCTCATCAAGCTGGCTGCGGCCTTCAAGGACATGGACCATGACCGGGCACTGGGCTACATGAAACAACTCGATGAAATCAGCCCACTCAACCCGGAGCGGAAAATCGACATTGCAGAAGAGCATCTACGCCGCAATGAACAGGCTGAAGCCGAAGCGTATCTCGACAAAAGCATGGAGGTCGCAGAGGCCGAGCAACTCAGTATGGTCGGCGACCTCACAGAACGTATCGCGGATGCCGTTGCGCCGGTAGCCCCCAATCTCGCCATCAAATACCTCAACCGCGCCATAGACTCGAAGCGGGTTCTCAGCCGTGACGACCTTATTCATTTCAACCGCCTCGGCATCATTCTGCGTGGCGAAGGACAATGGAAGGAAGCGGTTGACGTCTATATGAAAGCGCTAACAATCGCGCCTGACGATCCGATCATCCATTACAACATGGGGCTGGCCTACTGGGAAGGCAACGAACGCACGACCGCCATGAAATCCTTTGAACAGGCACTCTCCCTTGATCCCGAATTCTACAAGGGGAGCATCGGCGCCGCCCTCAATGTCGGTTCACTCTTTCTCGACATGCGCCAATACGACGACGCAGAGCCCTATTTTGAACACGTCCTCGAACTCGACCCGGAAAACCACACTGCCAAAAAACGGCTCAATGATGCCCGAAACCGAATTCCTCCTTCCCACACACCCAAGTCGAAATCACGGTCAACCGAAACCGCCTATGATGTTGATGCTACAAACTACGCAGTGGACGAGCCCACTCCACAAGAGCATAGAAAGAACCCCCCTTCCGGCAATGTTTTCAATGTCGATAAAATGAGTGAAAAACCAAAGGCCAAGAAAAGCAGGAAAAAAAACGGAACAACCTTCAATGTGGACGAGCTTTCAGGCTCCACCGCGCCGCCACCTTCAGAAAAAGAACGCCCCGCCCCGACTGCCGGGTTCAATGTGGACGAGTTGGGAGATACACCTGCCGCCGGAGGCCGTCGAAAGAAAAAAACGGGCAAGGTCACGAAGCTCGACTTCTGA
- a CDS encoding pyridoxal phosphate-dependent aminotransferase → MRTSERLAQIKPSATLAVNAKAQELRAQGREIISLAVGQPDFGTPQHVCDAAKAAMDDGFTRYTPVPGIPELRDAVANYYTKFYGAKTCGDNTIISNGGKQVLYNLLMALVNPGEEILIPAPYWVSYPAMVQFTEGVSVFVPTTAEEDYLVTLEGLEAVRTDKTRVLILNSPSNPTGCCYTQAQLEAIAQWAREHDIFIISDEVYDRLVYAPAEPASLAKVWEAHPETIAIVGALSKSFCMTGWRVGYALAHEELVKAMSKIQGQSTSNINSITQKAALAALNGSWDIVDEMKKSFVRRRDLAYEIITGWGAECPKPDGAFYLFPVLDKFYTEDAPDSAAMCTKILEEVGVALVPGSAFGDDKCIRFSYAVDDETLKDALSKVGSVLLGK, encoded by the coding sequence ATGCGAACTTCCGAACGACTGGCACAGATCAAACCGTCTGCGACCCTGGCCGTCAATGCCAAGGCACAGGAACTCCGCGCCCAGGGGCGTGAAATCATCAGTCTGGCAGTAGGGCAGCCTGATTTCGGCACCCCGCAGCACGTCTGCGATGCAGCCAAGGCCGCCATGGACGACGGGTTCACCCGTTACACGCCGGTCCCCGGCATTCCCGAACTGCGCGATGCCGTCGCAAACTACTACACCAAGTTTTACGGGGCAAAGACCTGCGGCGACAACACCATTATCAGCAACGGCGGCAAACAGGTTCTCTACAATCTGCTCATGGCCCTGGTAAACCCGGGAGAAGAAATACTCATTCCGGCTCCGTACTGGGTCAGCTATCCCGCCATGGTCCAGTTCACCGAAGGCGTGTCCGTGTTCGTACCCACCACGGCGGAAGAGGATTATCTCGTCACTCTGGAAGGGCTTGAGGCCGTCCGCACGGACAAGACCCGCGTCCTCATCCTGAATTCCCCGTCCAACCCGACAGGGTGCTGCTATACTCAGGCACAGCTTGAAGCCATTGCCCAATGGGCACGGGAACACGACATCTTCATCATCTCCGATGAAGTGTATGACCGCCTCGTATACGCTCCCGCAGAACCCGCTTCCCTTGCGAAGGTATGGGAAGCCCATCCCGAAACCATCGCCATCGTGGGCGCACTCTCCAAGTCGTTCTGCATGACAGGATGGCGCGTAGGGTACGCTCTGGCACACGAAGAGCTGGTCAAGGCCATGTCCAAGATTCAGGGCCAGTCCACATCCAACATCAACTCCATCACCCAGAAGGCCGCGCTGGCCGCGCTGAACGGGTCATGGGACATCGTTGACGAGATGAAGAAATCCTTTGTCCGCCGCCGTGATCTCGCCTACGAAATCATCACCGGCTGGGGCGCGGAATGTCCCAAGCCGGACGGCGCATTCTACCTTTTCCCGGTACTCGACAAATTCTACACGGAAGACGCTCCCGACTCCGCAGCCATGTGCACGAAGATTCTCGAAGAAGTCGGCGTCGCACTGGTTCCCGGCTCGGCCTTCGGCGACGACAAATGCATCCGCTTTTCCTACGCCGTGGATGACGAGACCCTCAAGGACGCCCTCAGCAAGGTCGGTTCCGTACTGCTCGGGAAATAA